GTTTACCGCACCGCCCTCGAGACGGCGATCTCCTTCGAAAGGGGCGACTGGGATTCGCTTGGCCCCCTGAAAGAGAGGCTGGGACTGGGCGAGGACGAGTTTCCCCCGATTTTTCACTCTTCAATCGAATGGGCGTCGCGAATTTTCATCGAATAGCCCGTAAAGAGCCACTTTGCGACAACTTTACATGGAAAAACACCACGCGGGTGATAGATTGCCATGTAGTCCGGGCGAGCAGCCCTCACTTGGGCCGCGCTCCCGTTTGCAGAGCTTATACACCCAGATGATGGCTATGGAGAAACAGAATAAAAAGCCGGCGGAATTTCGCGAGGACGCCGGAAGCGATTTGGCGGCGCCAACCGCCGGCGCGAGCCGGTCGGTGCTCCTCATGGACGACGAGGAGAGCATTTTACGCGTAACCGGAAGGATGCTCGAATTGCTCGGCTACGCGGTTTCCTGCGCCAGGCACGGTATGGAGGCCGTCGAACTCTTCGCCGACGCGCTGGAGAAAGGCTCCCCCTTCGACGCCGTGATCATGGACCTCACCATAAGGGGAGGCCTGGGAGGCAAGAGCACTGTCATCGCCCTGCGCCAGATAATGCCCGACGTAAGGGTCATCGTTTCGAGCGGTTACTCGAACGATCCCATTATGTCCAATTACCGCGAATACGGTTTCAGCAACATCCTTTTCAAACCGTACCGGATCGAGGACCTCGGGCATACGCTCTCGCAAACACTCGGTGCCGATGTCCCGCGTCCCTTAATAGACGTGTCTGACGCGCGCTGATCCGCCTCCCTTTTACCGCTTTATATCGAGCAGCTTCAACTCCTCGTCGGTAAAAACCTTGTCGGCGTCTATAATAATGATCAGTTTCTCATGGTCCTCGGCGATGCCGCTTATATAATCGGTTTCTATATTCACACTGAAGTGCACGGTGTCCTGAATGTTATCGCCGCGGAGGCTCACCACATCGGACACCGAATCGACAATGATGCCGATAAGCCTGGTCTTTACCTGCACCACCATGATGACGTTCATCTTGTCATAGGGCTTTTCGGGAAGGCCGAACTTCAGGCGCAGGTCGATCAGGGGTATCACCATGCCGCGGAGGTTGATGACCCCCTTCATGAATTTCATTGAATGCGGCACGTGCGTGATCTTCTGCATGCCCACTATCTCCTGGGCCTTCAGCACCTCGATCCCGTATATCGCGTCGGCCAGGCTGAAGGTTATGTACTGCATCTCCTCGACACGTTCGCTCCGTGCGCCGGTCCCGGTTGTTTGCATATGCCCTCTCCTAAAAAAATATCGTGCTTCCTTCCTCTCGCTCCGCTCCCTCGCGCATTTCGTCCAGAAACGAGAGCAGCATCATCCTCTTGTAATCGCCTTCCTCGCCGGCGTCGGCGACGCTGCGTTTAATCCATTCCGTATCGCCCCCGAAGACGGCGCGGTCCTCTTCAAAACCCGACGATGGATCCCGCAGAAGTTCCCGAACGTCCCGCACGATATCGCCCAGGGTGCGCCTTGTGATGCGCAGCAGGGCGGACCGCTCCTCCTGCTGGCCTATGAATTCGATGAAGTGGCCGCTTTTCTCCCCGATCTGTTCAAGCACCTTCCGGTAATTGCTGCGCGATTCGGCGACGCTTGCGGCGACCCTGGCGATCGATTCGATTCCCTCGCGGAGGCGCCGCTCCTCCATGTCGAAGCTTTCACGGTATTTTTCCATGTCGGCCTGCATCGCTTCCATTATTCCGCCGTGAAGGCTGTTGAGGCCGTCGACGATACGCTTGATCTCCTTGGGCAGCGAGCTCACTTCGGAGAGTGTGCCTTCCAGCGCGCTCCGCAGACGGTGGTGACGGGCGAGCTCGATGCGCGTGATCATGGTGATGATCTCGAACCGGCGGGCGACGGCACCTATCTGATCGAAGAAAAGCCCGAACCCGAATACGATTGAAAGCACGCGCCCGGCCTGATCGTAGAGTCCCCGCCTGCCGCCTATTATCTTTTCTATTTCGTCGATATAACGCTTCCTTGTTTTCTCCATGCTGTCGTAAATATCGTCCATCCCCTTGAGGCTCTGAGGGATCGTAAGGCTGTCTCCTTCGCCGCCGTAGTCCGCACCCTCAATTATCTTCCGTATACCGGAGAAACCCGCGGCCGCCTGTTCCATTATAAGATCGAGATGACGCGTGATGCTGCCGATTTTTTCGCGGATCATCACCAGGGCCATGTTCGTAAGCCGGGCGCTTCCCGCGCTCTCGCGGGCCGCGCGAAGGTAGCGGTCGTACCCCGAAGCCATCTCCTCCGTAAGGTAAATGATTTTTTCAATATCCTGCCTCAGTACGTCCTCCATGCTCAGGTGGTCGATGACGCCGCGTATCGAATCGTCCACTCCGTCCATCGAGGCGACCATCTGTATCACGTCGCCGGCCGCTTTCTCGAGCCCGCCCGCAATCCGGTTGAAAACGCTTCCGCTCTCGGCACCGAACCGTGAAAGATACTTTTCATACGCCCCGGCCTGTTCGCTCCTGGCGGCACCGAAATCGCTGAATGCGTCGTTGAGGTCTTTGATCAGCCCGGCGAACCTCGTTGATATCTCGTTCGCGTCGCGGGAGAGGTTTCCCATCTCGTACGAGATCCTCGCCAGCGCCTCTCCCTCTGCGCCGGTTTTCTTGGAGATGATCATCGTGTTCACCGAGTGAATTTCAATGGCCTCGATGATATCGATAATCTCCTCCACTCTCCGGGGTATCTCGAAGCTGCGTTCGATACCCGCCATCACATTGTCACTTATTGACTCATTTCCGCGCAGTATCTCCAGTGAGCGGGCGATTACACTTTCCATCTCCCGCTTTTGTGTGTTGACCACCTTCCGGATAAACGTATCCTCTTCGCCTTCTTCCCCGATGGCGTAAAAATATTTTATATGGGGAAACACCACCGACCTGAAATCGCGAAGCCTCAGGGCCGCGCGTATCAGGAATTCACGCGTAACGCCGAGTATGTTCTTCGCGTTGTCGCGCAGATGAAGGAACTCCGCGCTGACCGCGTCTATGATGTCACCGACCGGGCGGACACCCGCGGGAGGCCCTTCCTTAAGGTTGTTGGCGATCACGGGTGCCATCCTTTATGCCCTCATTATCGCTTCTGGAATTTTCTCGAGGGGCAGCACCTGTTCGGCCCCGCCGCGCTTTATCGCTTCTTTCGGCATGCCGAAAACCACGCAGCTCTTTTCGTCCTGGGCGATGGTATGCGCGCCCGCGTTACGCATCTCGAGCATTCCCGCCGCCCCATCGTCGCCCATGCCGGTCATGATGATGCCCAGCGTATTTGCCCCAGCGTTCTTAGCGGCCGAGCGAAACAACACGTCGACCGAGGGACGGTGGCGGCTCACCAGCGGGCCGTCGTTTACCGTCACGTAATACTCGTCGTCCCTGCGGTTTAGCAGCACGTGGTGCCCGCCCGGGGCTATAAGCGCCTGGCCCAGGCGGACCATATCGCCGTGCGCGGCCTCCTTTACCTCTATCGCGCAGATTTCATCCAGGCGCTCCGAGAAGGCCTGCGTGAACCCTTCGGGCATATGCTGTACGATCACGATACCCGGTGACTGTTTCGGAAGCGCCGTCAGCACATATTCGATGGCCTGCGTCCCGCCGGTCGAGGCCCCGATGGCCACCACGCGGTCTTTCGTGCGCGAGATGGTCCTTCCGTCCCATGGAGTCAGGACGCTGTCGGCGGTCAGCTTGGGCTTGATCTTTATGTCGGCGCCCGGCCGTACCGGCATTTTCGCAACCTTCGCCTGCGCTGCCGACTTGACCGCATCGGTCAGCATGGTTACCGAGTCGTATAGAAATTTCTTGAGCTCGAGCGACGGCTTGGAAAGCACATCCACGGCGCCGGCGGCCATGGCCTGCATGGCCGTCTTTCCGTGCGCGGTGAATATGATCACCGGCGTGGGACGCCGGGCCATTATTTCCTGCAAAAAGGTTATGCCGTCCTTGCGGGGCATCTCGACGTCGAGAATGATGACGTCCGGCCACTCCCGGTTGAAATGGTTTTCGGCGAACACCGGGTCCGACGAGGCGCCGATAACGTTTATCTCCGGGTCCGAACTCAGTATCTCGGTAAGCGCCTGTCTCAGGAGCGCCGAGTCGTCGACGATGTGGACCCTTATTCCTCCCTTTTTACCCATACGTTACCGCTCCAGAGATCGAATATTATGTTATGCGGCCGCGTTCCGCCTATCCGCGCCCTGCGAATATGGAAACCGTGCCTCTGCAGAAGCCCCTCTCCCGCCGTTACGTTCTTCGCGCCGATATCGAGCCTTCTGCCCTCGATATCGGGGAACATGTTCGCGCCTCCGAACATCTTGACATGGTACTCGCCCGGCGTTGTGCCCGCCTGGCGTATTTCCTTTAGAACAAGCTCCACGGCGTCGCTGCCATAGCGCGGGTCAAGCCCGCTCTTCGAAGGCTCATTTTTATGTGACAGGATGTAATGGCACATCCCGCCGATACGTTTTTTCGGGTGCCACAGGCAAAGAGCGACACAGGATCCCAGCACGGTCCGTATGCGGGTATAGGCATCGCTCCAGTACAACTCGCCCGGCTGAAGAAATATCTCGAGCACGTAATCGGGGGCGGGAGGCAACTTCATGGTTTTCGGTAAACCGACGGCGCCTCTTTTACGTACTTTCCCTCCGATTCGACCAGGCTCTCCGTGTGTCCGATCATAAGATACCCGCCCTGTTTTATCAACGGATAAATTCGCCCAAGCACCTCCCTTCTCGTGGCGTTATTGAAATAGATCATGACGTTTCTTAAAAACACCGCGTCGAACTGTCCGATCGGGGGAAGCGCCCTGTTGAGGTTGATGGTCCTGAAATCAATACCGCATTGAAGGGCCTTGTCGATCATAAGCCTGCCCTCCTGGGACCGCACCCCCCGCATGCAGTACTTTTTACGGAAGGCCTCGGGTATATCCTTGATGCTCTCGATCGGGTAAACGCCCCTGCTCGCCTTTCTGACGACATCGTCATTGGCGTCCGACCCGAGCACTTCCCACGGGCGCCCCGCGAGGGCATTGTCCAGCACCATCGCGATACTGTACGCCTCCTCTCCCGTGGAGCAGGCCGCGCTCCAGGCCCTGAACGTGCCGCCGTCATTGCGGGCGGGCAACACCCTCCCGGAAAGGAACGCGAAATGGTCCGCCTCCCTGAAAAAATGCGTTTCGTTGGTTGTCAGCAGGTTTAATAAAACGCGGAGCTCATCGTCGTTTCCGGTATTATGCGCCATCTCGAGATAGTCCGCGTAGTTCGAAAGCCGGTAGTGGCGCAGCCGTTTCATCAGTCTGCCGGCGACCAGCGATTTTTTCTCGTCGGACAGATGTATACCCATCTCCCGGTACAACAGGTCTCTGAAACGCGCGAACTCCGCGTTGCTCAAGGGGCGCCACCCGGGCACCGACGATTCTGAAAGAGGAATCAGTCCGTTCATCGCATCGCACCTTCTCCTGTCGCTGACGCGGCGATCATGCGCCGCCCGCCGCCCCCGACGTCGCTTTCGCCCGGACGGGAACATCTCCCTCGGCCTGTATATCCGCAATGTCGAGCACACGGTCGAGATTGAGCAATATGACAAACCTGCCGTGGGTCTTCCCTATTCCCTGTATAAACTCGGTGCGGATTTTCGCCCCGAAGCCCGGCGTCTGTTCGGTGTTTGCGGGCTTAATGTCGACCACCTCGCGCAGCGCGTCGATGAGGAGCCCCATCGGGATGCGCTCCTCCTGGTGCTCGATCTCGACCACCACTATGCACGACAGCCTTGTGATGGTGCTCTGATACCCGTAGAACCTCGCCGAGAGGTCGATGATCGGCACAACGCTGCCCCGGAGGTTCAGCACGCCGCGCACCGCCGGCGGCGCTATCGGCACGCGTGTCACCTGATCGTACTCGATGATCTCCTTTACGTTGACGATATCGACACCGTATTTCTCGCTCCCGATCAGGAAGGTCAGATACTTGCGCGCATTATCCGCCATATTCATCTCATCCATGTTTCACCTCACGCTATCGCGCCTTCTTTCTCGACGATCGACTCGATCTTCATGATCATCCTGGGGACGTCGATGATATAGGCCACCCCGCCGGTACCCATTATCGTGGATCCGCTCAGCCAGTGCATGCCGCTGAATACCTTTCCCATGGGTTTGATGACCGTCTGGAATTTTCCGACCAGCTTGTCGACCACAAGCCCCGCTTTTCTTCGCGCGTACTCAACGACTATCACGTTGCCGCGCGCCGGGGGCTCCCCCTCCTCCCTGAAAAATTCCCGAAGGCTGAGGAACGGCAGGACCGATCCGCGGAGGTTCATGAAACTTCCACCCTTCATCCCCTCGAAATCCTCCCTGACGAATTCAACGCACTCCACCACCGTGTCGAGCGGAACGACATAGGTGAGCTCCCCGACCCTGAACATGAATCCGTCGATAATCGCGATCGTAAGCGGAAGCTGTATCCTCACCGTGGTCCCCGCACCGTCCCCACTCTCCACCTCTACCACGCCCCTCAGAGACTCTATATTTCGCTTAACGACGTCCATTCCGACCCCGCGCCCTGAAATATTGGTGACATTCTCCGCGGTTGAAAATCCCGGTTTGAAAATGAGTTGCAGCATTTCGTTTTCAGACAGATGCTGCCCGGCGGTTATAAGCCCTCTCTCTACCGCCCTCGCCCTGATCCGCTCGCGGTTGAGACCGCCCCCATCGTCGCTGACCTCGATCACGATGCTTCCGGTTTCGTGGTAGGCGTGCAGGCGTATGACGCCGCGTGGCGGACGCCCCTGCGAGCGACGGACCTCGGGCGGCGCTATGCCATGGTCGATAGCGTTGCGAACGAGGTGCATGAGCGGATCGCTTATCTTCTCGGTAATGGTCTTGTCGAGCTCGGCGTCCGCTCCGCTGATCGCCAGGTCGATCTCCTTGCCCTGTTCGCGGCCGAGGTCGCGTACCACGCGCTCGAACTTGCGGAAGGTCTCGCCGATCTGCACCATCCTCATGTTCATGGCGCCCTCGCGGATCTCCTCGATCAGGCGCGACATGCGGTCCGCCGACTCCATAAGCTCGCCGTCGCCGTTCTGCGCGGCAAGCTGCTTTACGTTTTCGCCCGCGGTGACGAGCTCGCCGACGAAATTGATCAGCTGGTCGAGCCGCTCGCCGTCTATCCTCATGGAGCGCTTGTTCTTTTCCTCCATGGCGCGGTTCTGTTTCTGTTTCTCGAGCGCCGCCTCGACTACTTCCCTTGAAGCGATCTTCTGCTCCACAATTATCTCCCCGATACGGAGAGGCTCCTTCTCTTCGACCGCCGCCCCGCTCTGAATGGCCAGCACCGCGGCGAGCTCGCTTTTTGTGATGGTGCCGCTCTGCGTCAGTATCTCGCCGATGTTCATCGGATTTTCCGGAAGGTCCTGAATGAGTTTTTTATACAGATCGATGCCGCTTTTCGGCGGGATGATCCGTATCTGGCAGTCATCGCGCACAAACTCGAACGCGCTTTCGATGGTCTCCTTTGTGGTTTCCGCGTTCAGGTCTATCTCGAAACCGAGGTAGCACTGCTCCGGATCCATCAAGTCGATGGGCGGCATGCCATCGATCACCGTGACGAGGTTAACGACCTCCCCCATGCCGCGCAGATAATTAATGAAAGGGAAAGGATCCAGCCCGTTTCGGTAAACACTCCTGTTGAACCGAAGCGAGATGTGCCAGTTGACGTTCCCCTCCCGGCCGTTTCCTGCCGCCGCTTCAGCCGCTTCCTTTCGCTTCATTTCATCGACGGAAGTATCCGCCGTTTTCGCGTCGAGGGTATAGCGTCCAAGCCGTGCGATGAGAGCCGCGCCCCGTTTCTCCGTTTCCCCGTCGAGCGGGTCGTCGGCTCCCTGCTGGTGGAGATCGAGGAGCGCCGTTATGTGGTCGTGGCACGCAAGAAGCGCCGCGGAGAGCTCGACATCGAGAGCCACCTCCTTCTTTCTGACGCGGTCCAGTACGTTTTCGGCGACGTGCGTAAAGCTTTCGACCGATCTCACGCCGAACATGCCGGACGAACCCTTGATGGTGTGAACCGCCCGGAAGAGCGCGTTGACCAGCTCTTCGTCCTCCGGGGCCTTCTCGATCTCGAGGAGCAGGTACTCCATCTCGGCGAGCATCTCCCTCGATTCGGTAAAGTAGGTCTGTTTCATACTATCAAGATTCATAGCCTCCCCCCAATGCGAGTCCCAATTAAACCCGATACCGCCATGCGGCCGCCGCGCCGCATGGCCCCGGCGCGCGACGCGCTAAAACTTCTCATAGTCGTCATGCTCCACGTCGCCCTCATGCGCGGCATGGGCCTTCGCTTGAGGGGCAGCGGCCTGTTTTTTCACCGTTTTTCCCGTGTGAAGGGCCGGTCGAAGCGCCGCCCCCCTGGTTGCCTTTCGACCGTCGTCGATCTTGAAAAACTCGATGGTGTCCTGCAGCTGTTTGGACTGCGCGAAGAGCGACTCGGCGCTCGCCGCCATCTCCTCGGACGCCCCGGCGTTCTGCTGAATCACCTGGTCGAGCTGCTGTATCGCCCTGTTGATCTGCTCGGCGCCGACAAACTGCTCCTTCGACGCCGCGTTGATGTCCTGAACGAGGTCCGCCGTCTTCTGAATGTCCGGCACAAGCTTCGCGAGGAGCTCGCCCGCCCGTTCGGCCACGCGCACGCTCGTTCCCGAGATCTTGGTGATCTCCGCCGCGGCCTCCTGGCTGCGCTCGGCGAGCTTCCGTACCTCGGTCGCCACCACGGCGAAGCCCTTGCCATGCTCGCCCGCACGCGCCGCCTCTATCGTCGCGTTCAGCGCGAGTAGATTGGTCTGATATGCGATGTCCTCGATGATCGTGATCTTCGAGGCTATCTCCTGCATCGCGCGCACCGCCTCCGTCACCGCCGCTCCTCCCTCCTTCGCGTCAGAGGCCGCCTTCGTCGCAATGCCCTCCGTGGCCTGTGCGTTTTCAAGGTTCTGCCGGATGTTCGCGCTCATCTCTTCTATGCTCGATGAAACCTCCTCGGCCGCCGCGGCCTGCTCGGTCGCGCCGCTTGACATCTGCTGCGCCGTCGACTGGAACTCGTTCGAGCTCGACGCAACGCTGTCGGACGCGCCCTTGACGTCGACGACCACCCCGGTCAATGCCTCCACCATCTTGCGCAGCGCCTGCATCAGGCGGTCCCGCTCGGATCGCACCTTGACATCCACGTCGAGACTCCCTCCGGCGATCGCCTCGGACACGTCGGCGACCTCGTTCATGGAATTTCGAAGCCGGTCGAAGCGTTCATTCGCGATCGCGGCCTTTCCGGGGAATTTCCTGAGCACCGGTTCGAAATTGCCCTCGGCGTACGATTTCAGGATATCGAGCATGGCCAGAATGGCCTCTACGTGGAACTTCGTCGTACCCACGAAGCCCCCTGCCATCACGCGATAGACGCCCGAGAATTTTGAGGGATCAAGGGAGTAATCTATCTCTCCCATCTTGTGCTGATCGTCCATTTTTTTCATTTCGGCGACGAAATCGTTAAGGCTCTCGATGAGCATGTTAATGTTGTTTTTAATCTCATTGAAGTCGCCGTTGTATGAATCGGTTATCTTCGCCGGGATATCCCCCTTTGATATCCGGTCCACGTATTCGGCCGCCACGTTCAGCGGTCCGATGACCGCGTCAAGCGTCGCGTTCACCCCGATAACGATGGGCCTGAATTCGAAATTAATCTTTTCGGGATCGGCCCTGGTATCGAGCTTGCCGCCTGCGGCCGCGTCGGTCAGGCGCTTCGTTTCGGAGAGCAGGGTTAAAAGGATCCGGGCGATATTTTTATACAGGAACAGGCCGAGTCCGAGCGCTATGGCGACCGCCAGCACGCAAATCAGGAGGGTTACAATGGCCGAATTACGAGCCAGTTCGCCGTTGTTAGTCGCCCTTTCCATCGCTTCTTTCACCTTGTTTTGAAAGAGTTTTTCCAGCAGGGGTAGAAGTTTCGCGCCCTGGCCCCCCGCCTCGCCGAGCACCCGTACCGCGTCGTCTCGGTTGTTGTCCCTTACGAATCCGAGGAGCTCGTCGCGAACCTGGGCGTATTTGATGATCTCGGTCTTGAACTCGACAACAATCTCCCTGTCTCCGGCCGCAATAACGATGGACTCGTATTTCTCCAGCGCGGCCTCCCATTTTTTATCCTCCTCGGCTATGTCCGCCAGGCGCTGGCTGACGTCGCGATTGAGGAGGAATTTTTCGTAGATCGCCTCCATTACGAGTATCTCCATGGCGAGCACGTGCGCCTCCAATTTGGAAACTGATTCCAGGCCGACGACATTCTCATCATACATTGCCTGCCCCGCACTACTGATGCGCAGGATGTTGCTGATTCCGATCGCCCCGACCAGCACGGCAATCACCGTGAGCACGAGGAATCCCGAAATGATCTTCGTACCCAGTTTCATGTTTTTAAGCATCTGTCCCTCCTCGGTAAGCTTTTTATTCAGTATAAAATCGTCATTTTGTTTCCTGGTACCCCTTATGCGTTGCGGGATGCGCGATTCCCCGCGCCGCGGCGAATATTTTCGAGCGATCGGCACAGAACCGACTGCGCGCCGACCGTTATCGGTCTGTCGTGCCCGGAGTAGATGGTCTCGACCCTAAGCGCGCAGACGCGCTCCATGACCGCGGTGAATTCGGGGGTATAGGACCCCTCCGACGAGTGGATATTCACCGGAGTGTCACCGGAAAAGAGCACGCGTTCGGCTTCGCAATAAAGGAATACCGAGTCGTTGGAATGGCCGGCAATATGGATCACCTCAAATTCCGCGTCTCCCATCCTAAGCCTCTGTCCGTTCTCCAGCAGCCTGTCCACTCCGTCGACAGGTGAAAACGCGTACACAACCGGGTCGAAGCGCTCCTTGATATCCCGCAATCCCGCCCCGTGGTCGAAATGATTATGCGTGATCACGACCTGCTGGATCTTTTTTTTACCGACACCGGTCGAAACGTTTTCGATCTCGTCGACGATATACCCGTCCTGTCCGATATCCACCAGCGTGTTGACGTCGGCAAGGGTGTTCCACGACCCCAGCACCAGATAGGCGTTGCACGAATAAAGGTCCGGATTGCTTTTAAGCTGGATGACCTTCACTGTCTTCCCTCGATTTTTCTGTGTATCTGCCCGTCGGACACGACCTGCTCGAACAAATGTGCCGCTTCCTCCGGCATCTTCTGCGTTTGCTCGGTGACGAACAGACCCCCGGGCGCAAGCGCCCGATGGAACATCCGTATGACCTCCACGCGCTCGGCCGGCAGGAAATGGAGAAGTACGTTCTTGCAGATGATAAGGCTGAAGTCGTCCCCGACCGGCTCGAGTGAAAGGAGATCGTGGCGCTGGAAATTCACGCACTTTTTAGTATTCTCCTCAATCCGGAAAAAACCCGGGCGGCCATTCGGCTGGAAATATTTTTTAAAGATGTCCTCCGGTATGCGCGACAGCGGCTCCTCGGGATAGATTCCTTCGGCGATAATTTTATCAAAGCCGCCGCTCTCATCGATATCGCTGGCGATGATCGAAACATTCCTGAAGCCGAACCGGCCCATGCCCTCGGCGAGCAGGATCGCAAGCGAGTACGGCTCGGGCCCCATGGCGCATCCGGCGTCCCATATCCTCACCCTGCTCCGTCCCGAGGCGTATGGGACCAGGTGCTTGACCGCCAGCTCCAGCACGTGCATGTCCCTGAAAAAATACGTAAAAGCCATCTCCGTCGCCTATGCCTGTCTCCTCGATTTAAGCCCGTACCTGAACGCGTAATTGTTCCGTTGCGAAGCCGGGACCTTGATCTTGTCCCCGAAAAATCCGATCGCGCCGTAAAGGTCGAACACCCTGAGCACCGCGGGGCTGTGCCCGACGAGCGATAGGGACTTCCCGCTTTTAACCGCCTCGCGTTTGAGCGCCACGAATAACTGGAAACCGGCCGTGTCCATCTCGCTGACGTCCGAAAGATCGACTTCCATTGATCGCACCGATTTCAACTGTTTCAGCAGCTGTTCTTTCAACGGGGACACGGTGTAGATGCCCGCCTCTCCCTCGACGCTGACGGCGACGTGATTGTTTCTTTTTCGGCCCGCTTTTATCTTTACTTTCTCGTCCATATTCTCACGCTCCCCGTTCCGTGCTTATGCCATGAGCTTCTGTACGGCCGAAAGCAGCCGGTCGGGCGTAAAGGGCTTCACCATCCAGGCCTTGACTCCCGCATCCTTCCCTTCGGCTTTTTTGTCCTCGCCGGATTCCGTCGTCAGCATGATGACGGGCGTAAACCTGTAGGCGGCATAGGACTCGTTGTTTTTAAGCGCCTTGACGAAAGCGATCCCGTCCATCTCAGGCATGTTGACGTCGCAGATGATAAGATGGATCTTTCCGCCCGAGAGTTTGGAAAGGGCGGTCTTCCCGTTATCCGCCTCGATAACGTC
The nucleotide sequence above comes from Spirochaetota bacterium. Encoded proteins:
- a CDS encoding response regulator; translated protein: MEKQNKKPAEFREDAGSDLAAPTAGASRSVLLMDDEESILRVTGRMLELLGYAVSCARHGMEAVELFADALEKGSPFDAVIMDLTIRGGLGGKSTVIALRQIMPDVRVIVSSGYSNDPIMSNYREYGFSNILFKPYRIEDLGHTLSQTLGADVPRPLIDVSDAR
- a CDS encoding chemotaxis protein CheW; amino-acid sequence: MQTTGTGARSERVEEMQYITFSLADAIYGIEVLKAQEIVGMQKITHVPHSMKFMKGVINLRGMVIPLIDLRLKFGLPEKPYDKMNVIMVVQVKTRLIGIIVDSVSDVVSLRGDNIQDTVHFSVNIETDYISGIAEDHEKLIIIIDADKVFTDEELKLLDIKR
- a CDS encoding chemotaxis response regulator protein-glutamate methylesterase, which codes for MGKKGGIRVHIVDDSALLRQALTEILSSDPEINVIGASSDPVFAENHFNREWPDVIILDVEMPRKDGITFLQEIMARRPTPVIIFTAHGKTAMQAMAAGAVDVLSKPSLELKKFLYDSVTMLTDAVKSAAQAKVAKMPVRPGADIKIKPKLTADSVLTPWDGRTISRTKDRVVAIGASTGGTQAIEYVLTALPKQSPGIVIVQHMPEGFTQAFSERLDEICAIEVKEAAHGDMVRLGQALIAPGGHHVLLNRRDDEYYVTVNDGPLVSRHRPSVDVLFRSAAKNAGANTLGIIMTGMGDDGAAGMLEMRNAGAHTIAQDEKSCVVFGMPKEAIKRGGAEQVLPLEKIPEAIMRA
- a CDS encoding chemotaxis protein CheD, which produces MKLPPAPDYVLEIFLQPGELYWSDAYTRIRTVLGSCVALCLWHPKKRIGGMCHYILSHKNEPSKSGLDPRYGSDAVELVLKEIRQAGTTPGEYHVKMFGGANMFPDIEGRRLDIGAKNVTAGEGLLQRHGFHIRRARIGGTRPHNIIFDLWSGNVWVKREE
- a CDS encoding CheR family methyltransferase, translating into MNGLIPLSESSVPGWRPLSNAEFARFRDLLYREMGIHLSDEKKSLVAGRLMKRLRHYRLSNYADYLEMAHNTGNDDELRVLLNLLTTNETHFFREADHFAFLSGRVLPARNDGGTFRAWSAACSTGEEAYSIAMVLDNALAGRPWEVLGSDANDDVVRKASRGVYPIESIKDIPEAFRKKYCMRGVRSQEGRLMIDKALQCGIDFRTINLNRALPPIGQFDAVFLRNVMIYFNNATRREVLGRIYPLIKQGGYLMIGHTESLVESEGKYVKEAPSVYRKP
- a CDS encoding chemotaxis protein CheW, with protein sequence MDEMNMADNARKYLTFLIGSEKYGVDIVNVKEIIEYDQVTRVPIAPPAVRGVLNLRGSVVPIIDLSARFYGYQSTITRLSCIVVVEIEHQEERIPMGLLIDALREVVDIKPANTEQTPGFGAKIRTEFIQGIGKTHGRFVILLNLDRVLDIADIQAEGDVPVRAKATSGAAGGA
- a CDS encoding chemotaxis protein CheA is translated as MNLDSMKQTYFTESREMLAEMEYLLLEIEKAPEDEELVNALFRAVHTIKGSSGMFGVRSVESFTHVAENVLDRVRKKEVALDVELSAALLACHDHITALLDLHQQGADDPLDGETEKRGAALIARLGRYTLDAKTADTSVDEMKRKEAAEAAAGNGREGNVNWHISLRFNRSVYRNGLDPFPFINYLRGMGEVVNLVTVIDGMPPIDLMDPEQCYLGFEIDLNAETTKETIESAFEFVRDDCQIRIIPPKSGIDLYKKLIQDLPENPMNIGEILTQSGTITKSELAAVLAIQSGAAVEEKEPLRIGEIIVEQKIASREVVEAALEKQKQNRAMEEKNKRSMRIDGERLDQLINFVGELVTAGENVKQLAAQNGDGELMESADRMSRLIEEIREGAMNMRMVQIGETFRKFERVVRDLGREQGKEIDLAISGADAELDKTITEKISDPLMHLVRNAIDHGIAPPEVRRSQGRPPRGVIRLHAYHETGSIVIEVSDDGGGLNRERIRARAVERGLITAGQHLSENEMLQLIFKPGFSTAENVTNISGRGVGMDVVKRNIESLRGVVEVESGDGAGTTVRIQLPLTIAIIDGFMFRVGELTYVVPLDTVVECVEFVREDFEGMKGGSFMNLRGSVLPFLSLREFFREEGEPPARGNVIVVEYARRKAGLVVDKLVGKFQTVIKPMGKVFSGMHWLSGSTIMGTGGVAYIIDVPRMIMKIESIVEKEGAIA
- a CDS encoding methyl-accepting chemotaxis protein; protein product: MLKNMKLGTKIISGFLVLTVIAVLVGAIGISNILRISSAGQAMYDENVVGLESVSKLEAHVLAMEILVMEAIYEKFLLNRDVSQRLADIAEEDKKWEAALEKYESIVIAAGDREIVVEFKTEIIKYAQVRDELLGFVRDNNRDDAVRVLGEAGGQGAKLLPLLEKLFQNKVKEAMERATNNGELARNSAIVTLLICVLAVAIALGLGLFLYKNIARILLTLLSETKRLTDAAAGGKLDTRADPEKINFEFRPIVIGVNATLDAVIGPLNVAAEYVDRISKGDIPAKITDSYNGDFNEIKNNINMLIESLNDFVAEMKKMDDQHKMGEIDYSLDPSKFSGVYRVMAGGFVGTTKFHVEAILAMLDILKSYAEGNFEPVLRKFPGKAAIANERFDRLRNSMNEVADVSEAIAGGSLDVDVKVRSERDRLMQALRKMVEALTGVVVDVKGASDSVASSSNEFQSTAQQMSSGATEQAAAAEEVSSSIEEMSANIRQNLENAQATEGIATKAASDAKEGGAAVTEAVRAMQEIASKITIIEDIAYQTNLLALNATIEAARAGEHGKGFAVVATEVRKLAERSQEAAAEITKISGTSVRVAERAGELLAKLVPDIQKTADLVQDINAASKEQFVGAEQINRAIQQLDQVIQQNAGASEEMAASAESLFAQSKQLQDTIEFFKIDDGRKATRGAALRPALHTGKTVKKQAAAPQAKAHAAHEGDVEHDDYEKF
- a CDS encoding MBL fold metallo-hydrolase, which produces MKVIQLKSNPDLYSCNAYLVLGSWNTLADVNTLVDIGQDGYIVDEIENVSTGVGKKKIQQVVITHNHFDHGAGLRDIKERFDPVVYAFSPVDGVDRLLENGQRLRMGDAEFEVIHIAGHSNDSVFLYCEAERVLFSGDTPVNIHSSEGSYTPEFTAVMERVCALRVETIYSGHDRPITVGAQSVLCRSLENIRRGAGNRASRNA